One Mycolicibacterium goodii genomic region harbors:
- a CDS encoding MFS transporter: MAIPAIGTVRRWSMLVIALTSTMCANVFINGAAFLIPTLHTERGLDLARSGLLSSMPSFGMVTTLIAWGYIVDRFGERLVLGLGSALVAAAALAAASVQSLLAVGIFLLLGGMAAASSNSASGRLVVGWFPPEQRGLVMGIRQTATPLGVGLGALVIPRVAESHGVSAALLFPAVVCAVAAVVSAVFVIDPPRPPRAEAPAEHLANPYRGSSVLWRIHAVSVLLVVPQGVLWTFALVWLMTDRGWSAASAGVLVTVTQLLGAAGRIAAGRWSDVVGYRLRPIRTIALAAAVTMAALALTDWLSSPVSIALMVVASVITVSDNGLAFTGIAEIAGPFWSGRALGTQNTSQHLATAVSSPVFGGLIGVAGYPVAFAVCALLPALAIPLVPVEPARES, translated from the coding sequence ATGGCAATTCCGGCGATCGGCACGGTACGCCGCTGGTCGATGCTCGTCATCGCACTCACCTCGACCATGTGTGCCAACGTTTTCATCAACGGCGCGGCGTTTCTCATCCCGACGCTGCACACCGAACGCGGCCTCGACCTGGCGCGCTCCGGCCTGCTGTCGTCGATGCCAAGTTTCGGCATGGTGACGACGCTCATCGCGTGGGGCTACATCGTCGACCGCTTCGGGGAACGCCTCGTGCTGGGCCTGGGGTCCGCACTCGTCGCTGCCGCGGCCCTCGCTGCGGCGTCGGTCCAATCCCTGCTCGCCGTCGGCATTTTCCTGTTGCTCGGCGGGATGGCCGCGGCGAGCAGTAACTCGGCCAGCGGCCGACTGGTCGTCGGCTGGTTCCCGCCCGAACAACGCGGCCTGGTGATGGGTATCCGCCAGACCGCGACACCCCTGGGAGTCGGTTTGGGGGCGTTGGTGATTCCTCGCGTCGCCGAAAGTCACGGGGTTTCGGCCGCACTGTTGTTCCCCGCCGTCGTCTGCGCGGTGGCGGCGGTGGTCAGTGCGGTGTTCGTGATCGACCCGCCGCGGCCGCCGCGCGCCGAGGCGCCCGCCGAGCACCTCGCCAACCCCTACCGCGGTTCGTCGGTGCTGTGGCGCATCCACGCCGTCTCGGTGCTGCTCGTGGTGCCCCAGGGCGTGCTGTGGACGTTCGCCCTGGTGTGGCTCATGACAGACCGTGGCTGGTCGGCGGCCTCAGCCGGAGTCCTGGTCACCGTCACGCAATTGCTGGGCGCGGCAGGACGAATCGCCGCCGGACGGTGGTCGGATGTCGTGGGTTACCGGCTACGGCCGATCCGCACGATCGCGCTGGCCGCCGCGGTGACCATGGCCGCACTCGCGCTCACCGACTGGTTGTCCTCACCCGTCAGCATCGCGCTGATGGTGGTGGCCTCGGTGATCACGGTGTCCGACAACGGGTTGGCCTTCACCGGTATCGCCGAGATCGCCGGGCCGTTCTGGAGCGGACGGGCCTTGGGGACGCAGAACACCAGCCAGCACCTGGCGACGGCCGTGTCGTCGCCGGTGTTCGGCGGGTTGATCGGGGTGGCCGGATATCCCGTCGCATTCGCGGTGTGCGCGCTGCTGCCCGCACTGGCGATCCCACTCGTCCCGGTCGAGCCGGCCCGCGAGAGCTGA
- a CDS encoding 3-isopropylmalate dehydrogenase has translation MKLAVIPGDGIGPEVIGEAVKVLDTVLPGVDKTEYDLGARRYHATGELLTEETIEELRGYDAILLGAIGDPSVPSGVLERGLLLKLRFALDHHVNLRPGKLYPGVTGPLVGNPPIDFVVVREGTEGPYTGNGGALRVGTPHEVATEVSVNTAFGVERVVRDAFARAQNRRKHLTLVHKTNVLAFAGGLWSRIVAEVGAEYPDVEVAYQHIDAATIHMVTDPGRFDVIVTDNLFGDIITDLAAAVCGGIGLAASGNIDATRTNPSMFEPVHGSAPDIAGQGIADPTAAVMSVGLLLAHVGETDAAARVDKAVGEHLATRGDEKLSTGAVGERIRALL, from the coding sequence CTGAAACTGGCCGTCATCCCCGGTGACGGCATCGGACCCGAGGTGATCGGCGAGGCCGTCAAGGTGCTCGACACGGTGCTGCCCGGCGTCGACAAGACCGAATACGACCTCGGTGCGCGGCGTTACCACGCCACCGGCGAACTGCTCACCGAGGAGACCATCGAGGAACTGCGCGGCTACGACGCGATCCTGCTCGGCGCGATCGGGGATCCGTCGGTGCCCAGCGGCGTGCTGGAGCGCGGGCTGCTGCTCAAGTTGCGCTTCGCTCTCGACCATCACGTGAATCTGCGCCCCGGCAAGCTGTATCCGGGTGTGACGGGACCGCTCGTCGGAAATCCGCCCATCGATTTCGTGGTGGTGCGTGAAGGCACCGAGGGTCCGTACACCGGTAACGGTGGTGCGCTGCGCGTCGGCACACCGCACGAGGTGGCGACCGAGGTCAGCGTCAACACCGCGTTCGGGGTCGAGCGCGTCGTGCGGGACGCGTTCGCCCGCGCGCAGAACCGTCGCAAGCATCTGACCCTGGTGCACAAGACCAATGTGCTGGCCTTCGCGGGTGGGCTGTGGTCGCGCATCGTGGCCGAGGTGGGCGCGGAGTACCCGGACGTCGAGGTGGCCTACCAGCACATCGACGCCGCGACCATCCACATGGTCACCGACCCGGGGCGGTTCGACGTGATCGTCACCGACAACCTGTTCGGCGACATCATCACCGACCTCGCGGCCGCGGTATGCGGCGGTATCGGACTGGCCGCGAGCGGCAACATCGATGCCACGCGCACCAATCCGTCGATGTTCGAACCCGTTCACGGCAGTGCGCCCGACATCGCGGGTCAGGGGATCGCCGATCCCACGGCCGCGGTGATGAGCGTGGGCCTGCTGCTGGCGCACGTCGGCGAGACCGACGCGGCCGCACGGGTCGACAAGGCCGTGGGCGAGCATCTCGCCACCCGCGGCGACGAGAAGCTGTCCACCGGCGCGGTGGGTGAGCGGATCCGCGCGCTGCTCTGA
- the serA gene encoding phosphoglycerate dehydrogenase, translated as MSLPVVLIADKLAESTVAALGEDVEVRWVDGPDRAKLLAAVPEADALLVRSATTVDAEVIAAAPKLKIVARAGVGLDNVDVEAATARGVLVVNAPTSNIHSAAEHAIALLLATARQIPAADSTLREHTWKRSSFSGTEIYGKTIGVVGLGRIGQLVAQRLAAFGAHIVAYDPYVSQARAAQLGIELLSLDELLGRADFISVHLPKTKETAGLIGKEALAKTKKGVIIVNAARGGLIDEQALADAITSGHVRGAGLDVFSTEPCTDSPLFDLPQVVVTPHLGASTAEAQDRAGTDVAASVKLALAGEFVPDAVNVGGGVVGEEVAPWLDLVRKLGLLVGALSDAPPVSLAVQVRGELASEDVEILKLSALRGLFSAVVDEQVTFVNAPALAADRGVAAEISTATESPNHRSVVDVRAVHADGSSINVAGTLSGPQLVEKIVQINGRNFDLRAEGYNLIVNYSDKPGALGKIGTLLGGADVNILAAQMSQDASGDHATVMLRLDTDVPDDVRAEIADAVGASTLEVVDLS; from the coding sequence GTGAGTCTTCCCGTTGTACTGATTGCCGACAAGCTCGCGGAATCGACCGTCGCCGCTCTCGGTGAGGACGTCGAGGTCAGATGGGTCGACGGTCCGGACCGGGCGAAGCTGCTGGCCGCCGTTCCCGAGGCCGACGCCCTTCTGGTGCGTTCGGCCACCACCGTGGATGCCGAGGTCATCGCCGCCGCCCCCAAACTCAAGATCGTCGCGCGCGCCGGTGTGGGTCTGGACAACGTCGACGTCGAGGCGGCCACCGCACGTGGCGTGCTGGTGGTGAACGCCCCGACCTCCAACATCCACAGCGCCGCGGAACACGCCATCGCGCTGCTGCTGGCGACCGCGCGCCAGATCCCGGCCGCCGATTCGACGTTGCGGGAACACACCTGGAAGCGGTCCTCCTTCTCGGGTACCGAGATCTACGGCAAGACCATCGGCGTTGTCGGGCTCGGGCGCATCGGCCAGCTGGTCGCTCAGCGGTTGGCGGCCTTCGGCGCGCACATCGTGGCCTATGACCCGTACGTGTCGCAGGCGCGCGCCGCGCAGCTCGGCATCGAACTGCTCTCACTCGACGAGCTTCTGGGACGCGCCGACTTCATCTCCGTGCACCTGCCGAAGACCAAGGAGACCGCCGGGCTGATCGGCAAGGAGGCGCTGGCGAAGACCAAGAAGGGTGTGATCATCGTGAACGCCGCGCGCGGCGGCCTGATCGACGAGCAGGCGCTCGCCGACGCGATCACCAGCGGCCATGTCCGTGGCGCGGGGCTCGACGTGTTCTCCACCGAGCCCTGCACGGACAGCCCGTTGTTCGACCTGCCGCAGGTGGTCGTCACGCCGCATCTCGGCGCCTCCACCGCGGAGGCGCAGGACCGTGCCGGCACCGATGTCGCGGCCAGCGTGAAGCTCGCTCTGGCCGGCGAGTTCGTGCCCGACGCGGTCAACGTCGGTGGCGGGGTGGTCGGCGAAGAGGTCGCGCCGTGGCTCGACCTGGTGCGCAAGCTGGGTCTGCTGGTCGGCGCCCTCTCGGATGCCCCGCCGGTGTCGCTGGCCGTTCAGGTGCGCGGCGAACTCGCGTCCGAGGACGTCGAGATCCTCAAGCTCTCGGCGCTGCGCGGCCTGTTCTCGGCCGTGGTCGACGAACAGGTGACGTTCGTCAACGCCCCGGCGCTGGCCGCCGATCGTGGTGTCGCCGCCGAGATCAGCACCGCGACCGAGAGCCCGAACCACCGCAGCGTCGTCGACGTGCGCGCCGTGCACGCCGACGGTTCGTCGATCAACGTCGCGGGCACGCTGTCCGGGCCGCAACTGGTCGAGAAGATCGTGCAGATCAACGGGCGCAACTTCGATCTGCGCGCCGAGGGGTACAACCTGATCGTCAACTACTCCGACAAACCGGGTGCGCTCGGCAAGATCGGCACCCTGCTCGGCGGGGCTGACGTGAACATCCTCGCAGCCCAGATGAGCCAGGACGCCAGCGGCGACCACGCGACCGTCATGCTGCGTCTCGATACCGATGTCCCCGACGATGTGCGCGCCGAGATCGCCGATGCGGTCGGCGCCAGCACGCTGGAAGTGGTTGATCTGTCATGA
- a CDS encoding phytoene desaturase family protein, with product MDVTVVGSGPNGLTAAVICARAGLSVRVIEAQTTPGGGARTLPDPEFSGVSHDICSAVHPLALASPFFSAYDLTAHGVRLAVPEIAYANPLVERPAAVGYRDIDRTCAELDDGRSWRKLLGPLADDCDGVVGLLLGDRRSFPPSLPAALRVAPRLLGQGTPLWRLLRGEDSRALFSGVAAHTISPMPSLVSAGAGLMLAMLAHAVGWPIPIGGSQAIPDALIADLRAHGGELVVGEEVTEPPSGVVIYDTAPTALLSIYRDAVPARYAKALRRYAYGPGVAKVDFVLSGEIPWRDPRLAQAPTLHLGGSRRQMALAESEVAKGRHAEWPMVLAASPHIADPGRIDSQGRRPLWTYAHVPSGSTLDMADTVTSIVERFAPGFRDLVVAVRSVPASQMSRHNANLIGGDIGVGANNMVSALVGPTPRLNPWTTPIRKAYLCSSATPPGAGVHGMSGFYAARTVLEREFGMGLPALR from the coding sequence GTGGATGTCACAGTCGTCGGCAGTGGACCCAACGGCCTGACCGCAGCGGTCATCTGCGCGCGAGCCGGATTGTCCGTCCGGGTCATCGAGGCGCAGACCACCCCCGGAGGCGGTGCCCGCACCCTTCCCGATCCCGAATTCAGCGGTGTGAGCCACGACATCTGTTCGGCCGTGCATCCGCTGGCACTCGCATCGCCGTTCTTCTCCGCGTACGACCTGACGGCGCACGGAGTTCGGCTCGCCGTTCCCGAGATCGCGTACGCCAACCCGCTCGTCGAGCGGCCTGCCGCGGTCGGCTACCGCGACATCGACCGCACGTGCGCGGAGTTGGACGACGGCCGCTCGTGGCGAAAGTTGCTGGGCCCGCTCGCAGACGACTGCGACGGCGTGGTGGGCCTTCTGCTCGGCGACAGACGCTCCTTCCCGCCGTCGCTTCCGGCCGCCCTTCGCGTGGCGCCCCGGTTGTTGGGCCAGGGCACTCCCCTGTGGCGGTTGCTGCGCGGGGAAGATTCCAGAGCGTTGTTCAGTGGCGTTGCAGCACATACGATCTCGCCGATGCCGTCGCTGGTTTCCGCGGGCGCCGGACTGATGTTGGCCATGCTCGCACACGCCGTCGGCTGGCCGATCCCGATCGGCGGTTCACAGGCCATACCCGACGCGTTGATCGCCGATCTGCGCGCCCACGGAGGCGAACTCGTCGTCGGCGAGGAGGTCACCGAACCGCCTTCCGGTGTCGTCATCTACGACACCGCACCCACCGCGCTGCTGTCCATCTACCGCGACGCGGTCCCCGCACGCTACGCAAAGGCGTTGCGTCGCTACGCCTACGGGCCGGGCGTGGCCAAGGTCGATTTCGTGTTGTCCGGCGAGATCCCTTGGCGTGACCCACGTTTGGCACAAGCACCCACGCTGCATCTGGGCGGCAGCCGCCGACAGATGGCATTGGCAGAATCGGAGGTCGCCAAGGGTCGCCACGCCGAATGGCCCATGGTGCTCGCGGCGTCGCCGCACATCGCCGATCCGGGGCGCATCGATTCGCAGGGCAGGCGTCCGCTGTGGACCTACGCACATGTGCCGTCGGGGTCGACGCTCGACATGGCCGACACCGTCACGTCGATCGTCGAACGGTTCGCTCCGGGATTCCGCGACCTCGTCGTCGCGGTGCGCAGCGTGCCCGCATCGCAGATGTCTCGCCACAACGCCAACCTGATCGGCGGCGACATCGGCGTGGGCGCCAACAACATGGTCAGTGCCCTCGTGGGACCGACACCCCGTCTCAACCCGTGGACCACGCCGATCCGCAAGGCGTACCTGTGCTCGTCGGCCACCCCGCCAGGAGCTGGTGTTCACGGCATGTCCGGGTTCTACGCGGCCCGCACCGTACTCGAACGCGAGTTCGGCATGGGCCTCCCGGCGCTGCGCTGA